The following proteins are encoded in a genomic region of Paenibacillus sp. FSL H3-0469:
- a CDS encoding class I SAM-dependent methyltransferase, giving the protein MSYNPEIPRTRYDNYGDREWTRLTKDGPGELLYQVHLDILQRYIHPTDTVLEIGAGSGRYTKDIVTMCSELTVADLSGHQIEFNKSKMQELSLADRIKAYHVLDVLDMSVFEEGTFDTVVCIGGVINYLLDKESDGIRELLRVLKPGGILILGSMSFIGASMYYLEGIRYEKDQFGIDATRWIMNTGIQDEEHYPVPSKHYIHMMRSSELDALLARFPVNILERSSAGLYTQAGDAALENARADQEFWKLIVEQEIAFTKLPGTLDSGMNLIYVARKL; this is encoded by the coding sequence ATGAGCTACAACCCCGAAATCCCGAGAACCCGGTATGACAACTATGGTGACCGTGAATGGACACGGCTTACGAAGGATGGTCCCGGCGAGCTTTTGTATCAGGTGCATCTGGATATTCTTCAGCGTTACATCCATCCTACAGATACAGTGCTGGAGATTGGCGCAGGTTCAGGCAGGTATACCAAGGACATCGTGACCATGTGTTCTGAGTTGACCGTCGCTGATCTGTCGGGCCATCAGATTGAATTCAACAAGTCCAAAATGCAAGAGCTGTCCCTGGCGGACAGAATCAAGGCATACCATGTACTAGATGTGCTGGATATGAGCGTGTTTGAAGAGGGTACGTTCGACACTGTGGTATGTATCGGCGGTGTCATTAACTATCTCTTGGACAAAGAGTCAGATGGTATCCGGGAGCTCCTGAGAGTACTGAAGCCGGGCGGGATACTGATCCTGGGATCGATGAGCTTCATCGGTGCTTCCATGTATTATCTGGAGGGCATCCGCTATGAGAAAGACCAGTTCGGGATTGATGCTACAAGATGGATCATGAACACAGGAATTCAAGATGAAGAGCATTATCCCGTTCCGAGCAAGCATTACATCCACATGATGAGAAGCTCTGAATTAGATGCTTTATTAGCCCGGTTTCCGGTTAATATTCTGGAGAGAAGCTCTGCCGGACTATATACGCAAGCTGGAGACGCTGCCTTAGAGAACGCCCGGGCTGACCAGGAATTCTGGAAGCTGATTGTCGAACAGGAAATTGCGTTCACCAAACTGCCGGGCACGCTAGATAGTGGAATGAATCTCATTTATGTGGCACGCAAGTTATAA
- a CDS encoding ClC family H(+)/Cl(-) exchange transporter — translation MNQHSIRKQLDTWFDFKFRLLAGGIAVGILSGTVVVMFRFVLEESLKQSLIFYQYQRNHLWAVPFWLAVLVLAGWCTGMLVKKQPGISGSGIPQVKAVLQHRLQLNWWKAVTAKFVGGAVSIGAGLSLGREGPSIQIGALIAEGFSRVFRKSKTEAHILITCGASAGLAAAFNAPIAGVIFALEEVHMNFSPLIMISALTSSLVADFISKEFFGLAPVFNFSGMGLLPLSSYYHLVLLGMLVGISGIGFNKGLYFFQDLYARAKWMPAQARPVIPFVLAGVLGLTFPAVLGGGNGLINDLVASPYPIKVLLLLLVVKFLFTLVSYGSSAPGGIFLPMLVLGGLIGTLYCQIANGLLGGHTLDEGYLLIAAMAGLLTASLKAPITGIILITEMTGSFTNLLPIGIVCLTAYMTAEWFRSLPVYEVLLERFLHGKDAVDHTDVNKILLEIPVHQGSMLDGTGIGQYQWPDHCLIVSVKRGTDEIIPTGSLVLQAGDTLVILTNDSHSPIILDTVRQVAHVSSLV, via the coding sequence TTGAATCAGCATTCGATCCGCAAACAGCTGGATACTTGGTTTGATTTCAAATTCCGGCTTCTGGCAGGCGGCATAGCCGTAGGCATACTATCAGGTACGGTGGTTGTTATGTTCCGTTTTGTGCTGGAGGAGTCACTTAAGCAATCTTTAATTTTTTATCAGTATCAGAGAAACCATCTATGGGCGGTCCCATTCTGGCTGGCGGTTCTGGTTCTGGCTGGCTGGTGTACAGGAATGCTTGTTAAGAAGCAGCCCGGCATTTCGGGAAGCGGCATTCCCCAGGTAAAGGCCGTGCTTCAGCACCGGCTCCAGCTTAACTGGTGGAAGGCGGTCACCGCCAAATTCGTTGGCGGTGCGGTCAGCATCGGAGCCGGTCTCTCCCTGGGACGGGAAGGACCATCGATTCAGATCGGCGCTCTGATCGCCGAAGGATTCAGCCGTGTGTTCCGCAAATCGAAGACAGAGGCGCACATCCTGATTACATGCGGGGCCAGCGCGGGACTTGCAGCCGCCTTCAATGCGCCTATCGCGGGTGTTATTTTCGCCCTGGAAGAGGTGCACATGAATTTCTCCCCGCTGATTATGATCTCCGCCTTGACCTCGTCGCTGGTGGCTGATTTTATATCCAAAGAGTTCTTCGGACTCGCCCCCGTGTTCAACTTCTCTGGGATGGGATTGCTGCCGCTGTCCAGTTATTATCATCTGGTGCTGCTGGGGATGCTGGTTGGCATATCAGGCATCGGCTTTAATAAGGGCTTATACTTCTTTCAGGATCTGTACGCCAGAGCGAAGTGGATGCCGGCACAAGCCCGGCCGGTGATTCCTTTCGTGCTGGCTGGTGTGCTTGGACTGACATTCCCGGCAGTTCTAGGAGGAGGAAACGGCTTAATCAACGATTTGGTCGCAAGCCCCTATCCTATAAAGGTATTGCTGCTTCTGCTGGTAGTGAAATTCCTGTTCACCCTCGTCAGTTACGGTTCATCTGCACCCGGCGGGATCTTCCTGCCAATGCTTGTTCTCGGAGGGCTTATCGGTACCCTATACTGTCAAATTGCCAACGGCCTGCTGGGAGGCCATACGCTGGATGAAGGTTATTTGCTGATTGCCGCCATGGCCGGCCTGCTGACAGCAAGCTTGAAGGCTCCGATCACCGGCATCATTCTGATTACGGAAATGACCGGCTCCTTTACGAACCTGCTTCCGATCGGTATTGTATGTCTTACCGCTTATATGACGGCTGAATGGTTCCGTTCCTTGCCCGTCTATGAAGTGCTGTTGGAGAGATTCCTGCACGGGAAAGACGCTGTGGATCATACAGATGTAAATAAAATCCTTCTGGAGATCCCTGTGCATCAAGGCTCGATGCTGGATGGAACCGGCATAGGCCAATACCAATGGCCGGACCATTGCCTGATCGTATCCGTCAAAAGAGGAACTGACGAAATCATTCCTACCGGAAGCCTCGTGCTTCAGGCAGGGGATACCCTGGTCATTCTGACCAACGACAGCCATTCCCCGATTATTCTGGATACCGTTCGGCAAGTGGCCCATGTCAGTTCCCTGGTATAG
- a CDS encoding MazG-like family protein has product MIDLLQLQKRVYQNKLEKGFNVTDIYQEFCLTHGELSEACDAYRKKKDDLGEELADVAIYLIGLAEILGINLEEEIMNKIVKNEKRSYENKDGVLLKVTE; this is encoded by the coding sequence ATGATTGATTTACTACAACTTCAAAAGAGAGTGTATCAGAACAAGCTGGAGAAGGGGTTCAATGTTACTGATATTTATCAGGAATTCTGCCTGACCCACGGCGAACTGTCAGAAGCCTGCGATGCTTACCGGAAGAAGAAAGACGACCTCGGCGAAGAATTGGCGGATGTTGCCATCTACCTGATTGGACTGGCGGAGATTCTGGGGATTAACCTGGAAGAAGAGATCATGAACAAAATCGTCAAAAATGAAAAGAGGAGCTATGAGAATAAAGATGGCGTGCTGTTAAAAGTGACGGAATAA
- a CDS encoding winged helix-turn-helix transcriptional regulator encodes MKIFHCELEVTLEVIGGKWKGLVLYYLIKGPKRTGELKRLVHNISQKMLIQTLRELETDGLIRRTMYNQVPPKVVYSTTELGQSLEPVLRLLCNWGENYAEQSYAPGEIEILNLE; translated from the coding sequence ATGAAAATCTTTCACTGTGAACTGGAAGTAACGCTAGAGGTGATCGGAGGGAAGTGGAAGGGGCTTGTTCTGTATTATTTAATCAAAGGACCCAAGCGGACAGGGGAGCTTAAACGGCTTGTTCATAATATCTCGCAAAAGATGCTAATCCAAACGCTCCGGGAACTGGAGACAGACGGGTTAATCCGCAGAACCATGTACAATCAAGTACCGCCTAAGGTGGTATACTCAACGACAGAGCTGGGGCAATCCCTCGAACCCGTTCTGAGATTACTCTGTAACTGGGGAGAGAATTACGCCGAACAATCCTATGCTCCGGGTGAGATTGAGATTTTGAATTTGGAATAA